AGTCATTATAGAAAATCTTCCTGCTCCTTTTGATAGAAGAGTATGGCAGGAGGCTTGTACCCTAAAAGAAAAAGGTGCAGATGTAAGCATCATCTGCCCTAAAATGAAGGGGTATACAGAAAGTTATGAACAGATAAATGGCATAGATATTTACCGACACCCTCTCCCACTGGAAGGTAGCGGTGCTATGGGATATTTATTGGAGTACAGTACAGCTATTTTTTGGGAGTTAGTTCTTGCCTTTAAGATTTTTTTTAAAAAACGCTTTCATGTAATTCATGGGTGTAATCCACCAGACCTTATCTTCCTGACAGCACTACCATTTAAGCTGTTTGGTGTTAAATATGTATTTGACCATCATGATATAAATCCTGAGCTATATATAGCCAAGTTTGGAAAAAAAGATTTCTTCTACCGCTGTATGTTATGGCTGGAGAGGCTAACTTTTAAAACCGCGGATTATAGCATAGCCACAAATGAGTCTTATAAGCAGATTGCTATTGAAAGAGGAGAAATGCCTCCACATAAGGTTCAGGTCGTTAGAAGCGGTCCTAGTCTGGAGAGAATAAAACTTACTCCTGGCAATGAAAAATATAAAAAAGGTAGGACTTACCTTATAGGATACGTAGGCGTAATCGGCGTGCAAGAAGGATTGGACCTACTACTTGAATCAGTTAAATATCTGATCTCTAAAAGACAAGATGTACAATTTGCTATAGTTGGTGGTGGTACTTCGCTTGAAGATATTAAGAAAATGGCCACTGAGATGGGAGTTAATGCTTATGTTGACTTTTATGGTCGAGTGAGTGATGAAAAACTATTGGATGTACTCAACACTTGTGATGTGTGTGTTAATCCTGATAAGCCTACAGAAATGAATAATCTTTCTACAATGAACAAGATTATGGAATACATGGCCCTTAAAAAGCCCATTGTTCAGTTTGATCTTAAAGAAGGAAAAGCGTCGGCTCAAGAAGCTTCATTATATGCCAAAAATAACGACACTGCAGACTTTGCAGAAAAAATTATGTGGCTACTGGATCATGAAAAAGAAAGTGCGGAAATGGCTGAGTACGGTTATAAGAGAGTGATTAACAAGCTCTCATGGGATCATGAAAGTACAAAGCTGACAAATTTCTACGCAAAAGTATTAAACGTAAAAATCCCCGAACCAACAAAAGCAGTTAGTTAACTTATGTAAAAATTTACATATAATGTATTGACTATCTGACTTGTTCTGGCAATCGTCAAACAAAAACCTGTATTTTGTATTAAAAATACAGGTTTCATTTTTTTGCTTACCCTAATACATATTGGTTATGCGTTATAAACATCTTTTTTCAAGCTTTCTTATTATCCTATTCATTTTTAGTTGTCAGCGGGTTCCTCTTACAGGAAGACAACAATTTACCCCTTTACCCGAAAGCCAGATTCTTTCTTTAAGTTTTCAAAATTATAATCAGGTTCTTCAAAGTAGTAAGCTATCCAATAACCAGGAGCAGGTAGCAATGATTAAGAGAGTGGGAAATAAAATCTCCAAATCAGTAGAGAACTACTTCCGAGAAAAAAATATGACTGATCGTATAGATGACTTTGAGTGGGAATTTAACCTGATAGAAGACGACAATTCTGTTAATGCCTGGTGTATGCCCGGCGGCAAAGTAGCTTTCTATACAGGCATACTTCCAGTTTGCGAAAATGAGCAAGGCGTAGCTACGGTTATGTCTCATGAGATTGCACACGCTATCGCTAAACATGGTAATGAAAGGATGGCACAGCAGCTTGCTTTACAACTGGGAGGGGTAGCCTTAAATGTTGCCCTTAGTGAGCAACCAGAAACTACTCAAAAACTAGCGATGACAGCCTTCGGACTTGGTGCTCAGTACGGCGTACTGCTACCCTACAGCAGAGCCCATGAGACCGAAGCAGATGAGATGGGAATCTACTTTTTGGCTATGGCAGGTTACGATACAAAGGAAGCTGTTGACTTCTGGCAGCGTATGTCACAACAGGGCGGAGAAAGACCTCCTGAATTTATGTCAACTCACCCTTCACCAGAAAATAGAGTCGCCCATATTCAGAAGATTATTCCAAAAGCAGAAAAGTTCAGAGGGGAATATTAATTCTCCTCTTCAGGCACCCACTGTCCTTTAACGTATAACTTGTAGGACTCACAACTCATACGCCCTGTTTCTTTGCAATAATGACAAGCCTTATACACCGATGATCCTAATGAACCCTTCTCTATTAATACACCTTCGCCTTGGCAAGCCGGGCATACTACAAATGGTGTTTGCTCGCAATTGATAAGTTCTTTCCGTACAGACTTCTCTGTTATGTCATTTTTAGAAGCCACTTTATCAGCATTAAATCGCTCTTCAGCCAACTTTAAATATTCTACAGCCTGGTCAAAGAAACGTCCGGAAGTACCTTTTAACTCAATGTATTTATTCAGCCAGTCTATACTTTGGCTATCTTTATCTAATAAATAGGAGTTTTTACCAAAATAAAAGCATAAATCTGCCGGCACTACTTCTACATTCAACAACACTTCCTTAAACAGTTCTTCCGCCTCAGCAAACTTACCTTCATTCATAAACTCAACCCCCTCATCCATCTTCATCATTTGTTGGCTTTCTGCCAGGTTACGGGTTTTCTGCGCGAACAGGTTATGAGAGCAAAGTATGAGAGTAGCTATTATTAATACTTTCTGCATTTTTCAAAATTTAACTACTAAAGTTAATGAAATAAAACACTTATACCTGCCAATAGGTGCCTAAAGCTGGAAAATTGAGAATAGTGTCGCAAATCTTTTTTCATCTTAGGCATAAATAATAATTTTGTGAATGCATAATAAAGTACTAGAAGAAGGCTCAGAGCTAAATCTGCAGTTTGAGAAAAGAAACGGCCTACTACCGGTAATAGTGCAGGAAGCCGGTAGTAAAGATATATTGATGCTGGGCTATACCAATATAGATGCGTTTGAGCGAACCATCCAAAGCGGTAAAGCCACATTTTGGAGCACATCCAGACAAAAGCTTTGGACAAAAGGTGAAACTTCCGGCGATTACCTTCTAATTAAAGAGGTAAAGGTGGACTGTGACCAGGATGCTCTTATTTATCTGGTAAAGCTTGCGGGTTCTGGTTCCTGCCATACTAAAAACAGTCATGGGGACACCAGAAAAAGCTGTTTTTACAGAGCATATGATGAAAACAAGCAAGCTTTAGAAAACCTTGACCCATAAGTTTATATAGCTACTTCCTTAGCTTCTTTTCTCATTGCTGAAAACTCTATTAAAAAAATCCGTTTACCTAGTAAAAAACTAACTGCCGGCTTAACATTGCCTGCAAAATTTTAATTTCCATTTAACTTGATTAATATATCACATATGGATCAGAAAGGGCACGAACAATTCCCGGTTTACATCACAAATAGCTATACGAGACAGAAAGAAAAGTTTGAGCCCCTCCACCCTACTCATATAGGAATGTATGTTTGTGGCCCTACCGTTTATGGCGATCCTCACCTTGGCCATGCCAGGTCAGCTATCACCTTTGATATTGTAGCTCGCTACTTTCGGTTTTTAGGCTATACTGTACGCTATGTTAGAAATATCACTGATGTAGGGCACCTGGAGGATGAAGTACAAGGGGCTGGGGAAGACAAGATTGCTAAAAAAGCCAGGCTGGAACAACTGGAACCTATGGAGGTAGTACAGATGTACACTAATCGCTATCATGATGCTATCGCCCACCTAAACGTCATCCCTCCCAGTATTGAGCCCTCTGCCAGCGGACATATACCTGAACAGATTGAAATTATTCAGCAAATTATTAAGAATGGTTACGGCTATGAGGTTAATGGCTCTGTATACTTTGACCTGGAGAGGTATGCAAAAGAACAACCGTATGGCAGATTGTCTGGAAAAATACTGGAAGACCTGAAAGCTGGAAGCCGCGATACACAAGGCTTGGGAGAAAAGAGAAGTCCTCATGACTTTGCTCTATGGAAAAAAGCTAATCCAGAACACATTATGCGCTGGAATTCCCCCTGGGGTGAGGGCTTTCCCGGCTGGCATATAGAGTGTACCACTATGTGCACCAAATACCTGGGCGAAGAATTTGATATTCATGGTGGAGGTTTGGACCTTCAATTTCCTCACCATGAGGCTGAACTCGCTCAAAGCTATGGCGCTACCCAGAAAAATCCCGTTCGCTACTGGATGCACAACAACTTGGTGAGTATTGACGGGCAGAAAATGAGTAAATCCTTGGGCAACTTTATTACGCTTGAGCAATTATTTAGCGGTAATCACCCCAAGCTGGAGCAAGCTTACAGCCCAATGACAGTAAGGTTTTTTATTTTACAGGCGCATTACCGTAGCCCTTCTGATTTCTCTAATCAAGCCTTACAAGCAGCAGAGAAAGGTTTGCAAAGGCTTATGAATACGATGAGCTATCTGGATAAATTGAAACACGAGGCAAATAATATAGATGAGGAACTAGACAAAGAAATAAAAGCGCTAAGCTACTCTTGCTATGAGCATATGAGTGATGACTTTAACACCGCGAAAACTATCGCATCACTATTTGATATGAGCAGCAAGATTAATGCATTCTACAATAAACAGCTAGACCTAAGCACTATCTCTTCAGAGGCATTTGAACTGCTTTTAAGCACTTTTAAAAGCTTTGTTGAAGATGTTTTAGGCTTATTAAGCGAAAAGGATGACCAAGGTGAAAGAGTAGATTCATTGGTAAAACTGTTTATTGAACTAAGGAGCGAAGCCAAAAACCAAAAGGATTATGCTACCGCTGATAAAATCAGAGACCAGCTTTCAGCGATTGGCGTTCAGCTCAAAGATGAAAAAGGAGGTGGTACTTCGTACTCTCTGTTGTAATAAATTCAAACTTCTCTTCCGGATTATCTTACATTACAAAACCCCAGAGCAAGTTTTACAGTAAATAAGATACATTTGCTTTAGATTTTTTGAAAAAAAGAATATGATATTATCCGGAAGAGAAATTGAGAAACAGATAGGTAAACAAATTTTTATTGATCCGTTTTCACCCAAACAACTTAATCCCAACAGTTATAACTTGCGCCTTCATAACGAGCTCTTAGTTTACGAAAACGAAGTGCTGGATATGAAGAGAGACAATGAGGTTAGAAAGGTAAGCATTCCTGAAGAAGGACTAATACTTGAACCAAACCGTCTGTATTTAGGTAGAACCGTTGAAACTATTAAAGCCGCATATCATGTTCCTAAGTTGGAAGGACGATCTTCTATAGGTCGCCTGGGAATAATGGTACATTTAACTGCTGGCTTAGGCAACATAGGCTCTAACGGTCACTGGACTCTCGAGCTCGCCTGCATACAACCGGTAAGAATTTACCCTAATGTAGGTATCTGCCAGATTTATTTTGAAGACATTAAAGGTGAGTATGATATGTATAAAAGCAGTAAATACCATCATGATGATATTCAACCAAGCCTGATTTTTCAGGAATTGCAGTAAACAATGTTATGCTACAGAAAATCTCACTGGCCTTAATCAAGTTTTATCAATTAGGGATTTCCCCTCTTTTGGGTAGCCACTGCCGACATTCCCCGACATGCTCCCAATATACTGCTGAGGCTATTAAAGAGTGGGGTTTTTTAGAAGGCATACTACTGGGCTTAAAAAGGATTGGGCGTTGCCATCCCTGGGGTACATCAGGGCATGATCCGGTGCCTCGAAAAAAAAGTTCAAACTAGAGCTTGTATACTAATACAAGCTTTTTGCGCAAAAAAATAGAAGTATACCAATAGCTATACCCATATTGCAATGAAAGAAGATGAAAAATATATGCAACAGGTGTTTGACTTAGCCAGCAAAGGCGAAGGCAAAGTAAGCCCAAACCCTTTGGTAGGTTGCATTATCATCAAAGACCAGAAAGTAATTGGTAAAGGCTGGCATCAGGAATATGGGCAGGCACATGCCGAAAAAAATGCCGTAAACAGTGTTGAAGATAAAAATTTATTGAAAGGAAGCACAGTTTATGTAAATTTGGAGCCATGTTCTCACTTTGGCAAAACTCCACCCTGCTGTGACTTACTAGTAACACATCAGGTAGCTAAAGTTATTATTGCCAATGTAGATCCAAACCCGCTGGTAAACGGTAGAGGAATTGAGAGGTTAAAGAAAGGTGGGATTGAAGTAATAACCGGAGTATTAGCTGAGGAAGGTAAAAAGCTGAATGCTTCTTTCTTTCATAATATGAAACATAAATCCCATATACAAACAGTAGATTAACTTATTCATTATATGTTACTACATAACAGGGTAGACAAACGTATTTTAAAACAACAAATGGAAGAGAGTGAAGAAAAAAGAACTACACTCTCTTTTTACAATTACGCGCGTATAGATGATCCTAACACTACTCGCGACCAGTTATATCTAGACTGGAGCAAGTTTAATGTATTAGGAAGAGTGTACCTGGCTCAAGAAGGTATTAACGCACAGATCAACGTGCCTGAAGACAAGTTTGAAGCATTCAAAGCTTACCTCAATGAGGTCCCTTTTCTTAAAGGGGTCAGGCTTAACATCGCTGTGGAAAAAGACAAAAAATCATTTTATAAGCTTAAGATTAAAGTACGTACAAAGATAGTTGCCGATGGTCTAGAAGACGACTCTTTTGACGTATCAGATCGTGGAAAGCATGTAAACGCAGAAGAATTTAACCGTTTAACAGACGACCCCAACACCATTGTAGTAGATATGCGAAACCACTACGAAAGCGAAGTTGGCCACTTTGAAAATGCTATTCTTCCTGATGTAGATACTTTCCGAGACGCACTACCTATTGTAAATGAAACGCTTCAGCCCTACCGCGATCGTAATATTATCATGTATTGCACCGGTGGTATTCGCTGCGAAAAAGCTAGTGCTTACTTTAAGCACCTGGGTTTTAAAAATGTACATCAGCTAGAAGGGGGGATTATTAAGTATGCGCATGAAGTAAAAGAAAAAGGCTTACCCAATAAGTTTAAGGGTAAAAACTTTGTATTTGATGAGCGCTTGGGAGAGCGCATCTCTGATGAAGTGATAAGTCATTGCCATCAGTGCGGAAAAGCTTGTGATACGCACACAAACTGTAGAAATGACGCTTGCCACCTGCTTTTTATACAGTGTGATGAGTGTGCGAAAAAATACGATAATTGCTGCTCTAACGAATGCAAAACTTTTGTCAACCTACCTGAAGAGGATCAAAAGACTTTGCGAAAGCAGTATCAACAAAAAAGAAAT
This window of the Porifericola rhodea genome carries:
- a CDS encoding glycosyltransferase family 4 protein gives rise to the protein MLEFAGKHVLVIIENLPAPFDRRVWQEACTLKEKGADVSIICPKMKGYTESYEQINGIDIYRHPLPLEGSGAMGYLLEYSTAIFWELVLAFKIFFKKRFHVIHGCNPPDLIFLTALPFKLFGVKYVFDHHDINPELYIAKFGKKDFFYRCMLWLERLTFKTADYSIATNESYKQIAIERGEMPPHKVQVVRSGPSLERIKLTPGNEKYKKGRTYLIGYVGVIGVQEGLDLLLESVKYLISKRQDVQFAIVGGGTSLEDIKKMATEMGVNAYVDFYGRVSDEKLLDVLNTCDVCVNPDKPTEMNNLSTMNKIMEYMALKKPIVQFDLKEGKASAQEASLYAKNNDTADFAEKIMWLLDHEKESAEMAEYGYKRVINKLSWDHESTKLTNFYAKVLNVKIPEPTKAVS
- a CDS encoding M48 family metallopeptidase — translated: MRYKHLFSSFLIILFIFSCQRVPLTGRQQFTPLPESQILSLSFQNYNQVLQSSKLSNNQEQVAMIKRVGNKISKSVENYFREKNMTDRIDDFEWEFNLIEDDNSVNAWCMPGGKVAFYTGILPVCENEQGVATVMSHEIAHAIAKHGNERMAQQLALQLGGVALNVALSEQPETTQKLAMTAFGLGAQYGVLLPYSRAHETEADEMGIYFLAMAGYDTKEAVDFWQRMSQQGGERPPEFMSTHPSPENRVAHIQKIIPKAEKFRGEY
- a CDS encoding phosphoribosyl-AMP cyclohydrolase, which gives rise to MHNKVLEEGSELNLQFEKRNGLLPVIVQEAGSKDILMLGYTNIDAFERTIQSGKATFWSTSRQKLWTKGETSGDYLLIKEVKVDCDQDALIYLVKLAGSGSCHTKNSHGDTRKSCFYRAYDENKQALENLDP
- the cysS gene encoding cysteine--tRNA ligase — protein: MDQKGHEQFPVYITNSYTRQKEKFEPLHPTHIGMYVCGPTVYGDPHLGHARSAITFDIVARYFRFLGYTVRYVRNITDVGHLEDEVQGAGEDKIAKKARLEQLEPMEVVQMYTNRYHDAIAHLNVIPPSIEPSASGHIPEQIEIIQQIIKNGYGYEVNGSVYFDLERYAKEQPYGRLSGKILEDLKAGSRDTQGLGEKRSPHDFALWKKANPEHIMRWNSPWGEGFPGWHIECTTMCTKYLGEEFDIHGGGLDLQFPHHEAELAQSYGATQKNPVRYWMHNNLVSIDGQKMSKSLGNFITLEQLFSGNHPKLEQAYSPMTVRFFILQAHYRSPSDFSNQALQAAEKGLQRLMNTMSYLDKLKHEANNIDEELDKEIKALSYSCYEHMSDDFNTAKTIASLFDMSSKINAFYNKQLDLSTISSEAFELLLSTFKSFVEDVLGLLSEKDDQGERVDSLVKLFIELRSEAKNQKDYATADKIRDQLSAIGVQLKDEKGGGTSYSLL
- the dcd gene encoding dCTP deaminase, yielding MILSGREIEKQIGKQIFIDPFSPKQLNPNSYNLRLHNELLVYENEVLDMKRDNEVRKVSIPEEGLILEPNRLYLGRTVETIKAAYHVPKLEGRSSIGRLGIMVHLTAGLGNIGSNGHWTLELACIQPVRIYPNVGICQIYFEDIKGEYDMYKSSKYHHDDIQPSLIFQELQ
- the yidD gene encoding membrane protein insertion efficiency factor YidD, giving the protein MLQKISLALIKFYQLGISPLLGSHCRHSPTCSQYTAEAIKEWGFLEGILLGLKRIGRCHPWGTSGHDPVPRKKSSN
- the ribD gene encoding bifunctional diaminohydroxyphosphoribosylaminopyrimidine deaminase/5-amino-6-(5-phosphoribosylamino)uracil reductase RibD, which codes for MKEDEKYMQQVFDLASKGEGKVSPNPLVGCIIIKDQKVIGKGWHQEYGQAHAEKNAVNSVEDKNLLKGSTVYVNLEPCSHFGKTPPCCDLLVTHQVAKVIIANVDPNPLVNGRGIERLKKGGIEVITGVLAEEGKKLNASFFHNMKHKSHIQTVD
- the trhO gene encoding oxygen-dependent tRNA uridine(34) hydroxylase TrhO, which gives rise to MLLHNRVDKRILKQQMEESEEKRTTLSFYNYARIDDPNTTRDQLYLDWSKFNVLGRVYLAQEGINAQINVPEDKFEAFKAYLNEVPFLKGVRLNIAVEKDKKSFYKLKIKVRTKIVADGLEDDSFDVSDRGKHVNAEEFNRLTDDPNTIVVDMRNHYESEVGHFENAILPDVDTFRDALPIVNETLQPYRDRNIIMYCTGGIRCEKASAYFKHLGFKNVHQLEGGIIKYAHEVKEKGLPNKFKGKNFVFDERLGERISDEVISHCHQCGKACDTHTNCRNDACHLLFIQCDECAKKYDNCCSNECKTFVNLPEEDQKTLRKQYQQKRNVFRKGRVDQLENHWLKDAPLIKNQAHD